In the Aristaeella hokkaidonensis genome, GAAGAAAGACGCCCAGAGAACCCAGAAAAAGGGGCTGCCCTTTATCATGGCCTCTGTGGTCATCTGGGGACTGATCTTTATCGCCCGGCTGGTCAGCAAGGACCTGCGGACCGCGAACATGGCAACCTTCGTCTGCTGCTGCCTGCTGTTCCCGATGGCCTTCCTGTTTTCCAAGGCACTGAAAGCGGATGTTTTCCGGAAAACCGGCAATCCGATCAACGGCCTCATTATCCTGAGCACCCTGAACCAGCTGCTGTACCTGCTGATTGCCATGTGGGCTTTCGACCGGAAGCCGGACGCCATGCTCATGATTTATGCCATGATCTTCGGGGCGCACCTGCTGCCATACAGCTGGGCTTATGACAGCAAAGCCTACCTTGTGCTGTCCATCGTGGAAACCGTCGGTGCCCTGGTCATCACCCACCTGTGCGGCAGCCTGGCAACAACCGCTTTCATTCTCTGCGGGGAGATCCTGCTGAGCGTACTGCTTTACCGGGAA is a window encoding:
- a CDS encoding DUF7010 family protein codes for the protein MESYELNACVDRLNTLKKDAQRTQKKGLPFIMASVVIWGLIFIARLVSKDLRTANMATFVCCCLLFPMAFLFSKALKADVFRKTGNPINGLIILSTLNQLLYLLIAMWAFDRKPDAMLMIYAMIFGAHLLPYSWAYDSKAYLVLSIVETVGALVITHLCGSLATTAFILCGEILLSVLLYRECKNL